From the genome of Ziziphus jujuba cultivar Dongzao chromosome 4, ASM3175591v1:
gctaaaaaataaagattagaagaaaaaacaaatatattgttTCATAAACAAACTTATTagctaaaaaataaagattagaagaaaaaacaaatatattgttTCCTAAGGGCCTGATAAGTTCTTTGCCggttatcaaatttttttttttttttccaatacatAGTACTATTTCTTTTATGCCATATCAATCTCCTACCCAATCAATACATCAAATcatctttttatgttttctcGAGGTTACTCTGTAAATCAGTTAATTACTAAGATTAACCTAGTCTAATCACTACAAGTTCATGCTGAGATCATCTTTCCTAAAATGTATTGAGTGGTTATTTCACTTAAAACAAAAGTGCCAAATGGGAATTTCCAAttatgaccccaaaaaaaaaaaaaaaaaaaagaatttgcgAAGGgcttaatttttacttttccacCATGAGCAATTCAACCAGCAAATAAAATACCACCACTAGATATAAACTTTGAAAAGagattttgataataattgttgtatattcatatcatatatgtataatgtAGGGAAAAAAAAGGGTTGTATAAGAAATGAGAACATTAGTCTGATGTTGACGTTCTTGATAGATGTTGACCAGGGAGATAGAAGTCTGAGCGGTCATACTCAACACCATGACTTTTGTGGAGACGgaaactgatatatatatatatatatatatatacaggacAACGGTGCTTCTGTTCCAATGGGAAAATAAGCACAGCCGAAATACCAATCAGAGAGGGACATGGTTCTTCTgtgttttactttttcaaacGTTGATTATTACCAATTGTATAACACCATTTTTAAGACCAAGTTAGTTCCCGCGTTTCCATTTCTTATCTTTATAATATAGTCACTGCACACTGCGAAAGAATCTGGAAATTATCTCATGTAACAAGTATATTATTCTTATGTTGTCACGTTCCAATTAGTTATTGATATGTGGCACGCTACACATAGCTGTTAGTTggttcgtttttattttttgagtttctCGTTTGATATGTGAAATAGTTTTAAGCCTGATCTGTATGAAAATTTCAGAAtaccatcttttttatttttatttttggtaaattcaGAATACCAAATATAGTTGGTCGCACTTCTATAAATTGAATAAGCTTGTGCGAGTCTGTATTAAGTACTGCAATTATGTTATGTATTAGTTGTACTTCCAACTATGTTTCGAAAGTAGCATGACATCATTGGCCTTGAACATAACAATATCTGAATCAGCTGATTTTTAACATGGATTTGTTCTTTCAACATGACTAACTAACTTGTCATTATTTTTTCGTTCAGTGTTTACATTTGTGAATCAAATCAAATTGTTCCATTCTGTTTTGCTTGTATGGGAAACACTATTATCTTGTTTGAACAGTGTTTGTTTTTATGCTGAAATAGGTTATTTTGGTACAAAATTGTTGACGTTTAAAGCACAACGTAGTATTGATTATTTGAAGTATGCAATTGAAGGGTGTATAGAACAGTTGACAAAAGCATAAATTAGATCTCTCTCTGGGGATATATGACCATCAGCAGTGATCATTTCAGTTCCAAGGTACATAGCCAGGTAATATTTGCAAatgataaaatctttttttttttttctaattattattactatcgaTATAGAAAATTGAAATAAGCAAATGGTAAGAATCGCCAATTACAACGGCTGCTCAGATTTGCAATGTTGTGGTGGAGAGCTTGTTCAGAACATGCACATGGTAGGACCTAAATGGAATTGCTGTTTATTTGGATGGTGCTGCTAGCTGCCTGTTGGACATCATATTCCTCTGGTTTGATTTGTGGTGATTATTTCTTTACAAGGGACTATAAACTTTTACTGAAATAAGTGTGTCACAAATAGATTCGATAGATTTAGGTATAATAAGAAATTTCAGAAAAAATGTCGCACAGAACACCATAAAGATAGTGAATTTACAGGGCAtcctcataatttttttttttttcttgcattaACAATTTATTATTGAGCACTGAAATTGCAGATAAAGATCATAAGATAACAGTAGATTATGCAAGAGGGTGGTGGAGGAGATGTTATTAGTTATGTTATGGTTCCCAAGCTGAAGCATCTGCAAAGATCATGAAAAACTTTTTCTACATGTACTTCATGCGCTGGATGGAGACCTTATTATAGGTCAGCCTCGAAAGTTTTAGCTGTTTGCAGAGTGGTTTTGGCTAACAGAGCAACATAGCTAGTATTATATGTTGGCAAATGTGACACAATAGAGCATCTCTAATCTCAAGTTCAGATAGATACTATGGGAGGACAAGgagaattataatataaatgccTGTTCTAACAGTCACAACCATTATAGCTTAGATGCTCTGTATAGCTTCTCATACTACATTCTGAGTTTACAGACTGTTTATCTCGTTGGAAacaatgtatgaatatatatatatatacgtagatACATgtggaaatattaatataaataaataaaattacataaaataattaaaatatttagaatctgtatttttttaattgatttattttataaaagtctaaCCGAGGTCTGTATGGTACCATAATCTACTTAATATGATTTCCCTACCATAGTCTCCTTAAGACGATTTCCGCTCCACCGGTGCAGATATTTTCTGACGGTCGTTTCCTAGAATACAATGGTCTGACGATCGTTTTCTAAAATACAATGGCTGCAAAAGTTTTCAAATCTAGCATTTCagaagcttttctcttcgaactttTAGATTATGTTAACTTTACCACTATGATAAAAAATTtctgtaatttttctttctgtttttcacGTAAAGAACTCAAGAAGATTTCTCTGTGTTTTTCCAAAAACTCAAAAGAATGTTCGAAAAAACGTGTGTAGAATCAGAAGCTTATCATATCGCTGttgcttataaaaataaaacatggatCAGTAAGAAAGTTTTGACACtgcttaattgcttttatttttccccAATAATGAACACAAAACAGTCAAGTCAAATCATTAGAAAATTGTGTTCAATGAAGCAAATAAAGGggtacaaataaaaattagccatgaactaagaaataatTCTCTACTCTTAGAAACTACACGTTTCCTAACAATTTTCTGTTGTATCAAAATCAGATTTAACCATTATTGGCCAAACATATGAGTTATTCCAAAGTGGGGAGCagaggtgggggagagtgtcccTTTGAACAGAAGGCAAACTAACCTTGTGCAAGGTAAAAGAGAGTGGCGCAAATTAAGCGATTCATATGGGGCAAATTAACTTTCACAAACAAACTTAttagctaaaaaataaaaattaaaagaacaaaacaaatatattgttTCCTAAAGGCCTTATAAGTTCTTTGCCggttactatttattttattttatttttatatatataatctcctATCGAATCAATCCATCAAATcatctttttatgttttcttgtgGTTACTCTGTAAATCAGTTAATTACTAAGATAAACCTTGACTAATCACTACACGTTTATGCTGACATCATCTTTCCTAAAATGTATTGAGTGGTTATTTCACTTACAAAAGAAAGTGCCAAATTTGAATTTCCAAAGAgcttattttttacttttccacCATGAGCAATTCAACCAGCAAATAAAATTCCACCACTAAATATAAACTTTGAAAAGagattttgataataattgttATACATTCATATCATCTATGTATAATGTAGGAGAAAATAGTGTATAAGAAATGAGAACATTAGTCTGATGTTCTTGATAGATGTTCAACCAGGGAGATAGAAGTCTGAGCGGTCATATTCAACACTTGACTTTTGTGGAGACGGAGACgatatatatgtagaaattaGAATACAGGACAACGGTGTTTCTACTCCAATGGGAAAATAAGCACAGCCCACGTGCCCACCAGAGAGGGGGACGTGGTCCACCTATGTTTTACTCTTTCAAACGTTGATTAACTACCAGCTATGTAACACCCTTTTTAAGCCCAGGTTAGTTCCCGCgtttccatttcttttctttataataTAGTCACTGCACACCGCGAAAGAATGTGGAAACTATCTCATGTAACAAGTATATTATTCTTATGTTGTCACATTCCAATTAGTTACTGATATGTGATTCACACCACACACAGCTGTTACATAAAACACTTTGGGTTTAGtttctttgtttgattttttgagtTTCTCGTGTCAgaatattgtttttcttatatgtTGGGGACTAGTCTCCATTTTGATTTCTTTGTTGCGTAATGTACTTGTCTTTGACCAATATGTATATCACCCTCCTTGGTTATTTTACTTGCCCATATCAAAATTGTATGGTCATCTTTTGGGTCTTGCCTGAGAAACCGTCTAGTTTCCAGATTGTTTCTTccagaaaagttaaaaaaaaataaaaataaaaataaagaaggcCGTCTAAAACAGACTTTGGCCCATTCAAAGcacataaaaatattgatattactAGGACAAACTTTTAGCATGCATTACTTTCCCATCACATCCACTTCGGTGAACTACGAATGACACGTGGCTCAACCTAAGGAGTTTGTGATAGTGTATTATCACAGACACCCTTCATGCTATCTCATATTATATGGCCAAGTCAACTGGTAATACATAAAAAGGAAAACTGATATAAACAGCTCTGTCattcttcttatatatattcatgaaagCCTATTTTGGTGGTTAGAACATAGGAGAAGCAGAAGCAGAAGGAAGTGGGACAAAACATGGGTAGAAAACTGGATGCTTTGCTTGGCAGGGACTCGAAGACCAAAATCAAAGCCCTTGCTAAGCTTGCCATTTCCAGGGTTGCTATCCTCAAGAACCAACGCCAAGTCCGGTGCTCTCATGCCCGTTCTGATGTCAAAGAACTCCTACAACTTGGTCACCAACAACGCGCTCTCCTTCGTGTAAATTTGCGACCTTTGTGTTaccgtctctctctctttttctctccctCTGTCTGTTTGCTAAGGTTGTATGGAACTTATAACAGGTTGAGCATGTGATAAAGGAGCAGAACATGTTTGATGTGTTTGTTATGATAGACTATTACTGCAACCTCCTTCTAGAAAGAGTCAAGCTCATCCAAAAGCACAAGTGAGTATTTGAAGTTGTAATTTTCCGAAGGAAAAACTGGTTCCATCTCTTTTGATTATAGAGATTATTGATCTCCCCATGCATGGTGATTGGTGCATGTGTTTTTTACGCAGAGATTGTGCTGATGAATTGAAAGAGACAACATCAAGTTTGATCTTTGCAGCTTCAAGGTGTGGAGAACTCCCAGAGCTTCAAGAGATTCGTGGGATTTTCACGTCAGTATTTGGTAAGGAACTTGTTGCTCGTGCAGTTGAATCACGAAACAATTGTGGAGTAAATCCTAAGGTACGTAAATTGGACTTGGAGAAAAACAAccaatttttcggctttctactttattttttttatttatttttttttttctctttcatctTTTTCTGCCCATCTCCTCGCAATAACTATGTCTCTCTTGGGTGCTCTAGATGATACAAAGGCTTTCAACAAGACAGCCAAGTTTGGAAAGTAGATTGAAAGTCTTAAAGGAAATCGCTTTTGAATCTGATATCACTCTACAGTTAGAAGAAGATACACCGACGACTGCCAAAGAAAATGTAATTTGCATagcttaacccaaaaaaaaaaaaaaaaaaaaaaaaaaggtcactTTTTAGATAGTAATTTCTAAACAGAAAAGTAACTTATCTCAAATGATAGCAGGAGAAGTTAGATGTGGCCAAGAATCAGAAGAAGAAGGACCAAACGCCTGTTACATCTTCTAATTTCAATGAACCTGAGCTCGATAATGAAACCTCTAATTTGCCTGAGAACATAAAGCAGCAGGACAAATTCTCTGAATcaatgaaaggaaagaaaaagtacCAAGATGTAGCAGCTGCAGCTCAAGAGGCGTTCATATCAGCAGCACATGCAGCAGCAGCTGCAAGAGCTGCTGTCGAGCTCTCAACATCCAATTCCCAGGACCGAGATGATCAAAATGGTTCTGATCATCAAGGAGGAACCATATCAGAATTTGATAATTCTGGAAAAGCTCAAATTCAAATGGACACTTTTAAAGCTTCTATGGAGACAGATCACTGGGGTAGTAAACTCGGTTTTGATAAGATCCATCTTGATCCTATCGACAATCTCAGCAGATCAGAAGGTGAAGACATgataaataacaactacaaaACGCATCTCCAAAAGGTGGcagagaacaaaataaaacaagagaTAGATAAGAAACTATATGCTTTAAGTTTGGGTTTAAACAATCCCACCAACATATccagagagagaaaaatagttTCCCACAATGAGCCGTCGAACAATAGTAAAATGGTGTTTAAAGGAAATGTTGATGGTCTCTCGGATGTGGATATTATTAGGCTTCCATACCAATCTCCAAGGTGGATCTCACAAAAATCTCAAGCTGATTCCAA
Proteins encoded in this window:
- the LOC107416535 gene encoding uncharacterized protein LOC107416535 isoform X2 codes for the protein MGRKLDALLGRDSKTKIKALAKLAISRVAILKNQRQVRCSHARSDVKELLQLGHQQRALLRVEHVIKEQNMFDVFVMIDYYCNLLLERVKLIQKHKDCADELKETTSSLIFAASRCGELPELQEIRGIFTSVFGKELVARAVESRNNCGVNPKMIQRLSTRQPSLESRLKVLKEIAFESDITLQLEEDTPTTAKENEKLDVAKNQKKKDQTPVTSSNFNEPELDNETSNLPENIKQQDKFSESMKGKKKYQDVAAAAQEAFISAAHAAAAARAAVELSTSNSQDRDDQNGSDHQGGTISEFDNSGKAQIQMDTFKASMETDHWGSKLGFDKIHLDPIDNLSRSEGEDMINNNYKTHLQKVAENKIKQEIDKKLYALSLGLNNPTNISRERKIVSHNEPSNNSKMVFKGNVDGLSDVDIIRLPYQSPRWISQKSQADSN
- the LOC107416535 gene encoding uncharacterized protein LOC107416535 isoform X1, whose protein sequence is MGRKLDALLGRDSKTKIKALAKLAISRVAILKNQRQVRCSHARSDVKELLQLGHQQRALLRVEHVIKEQNMFDVFVMIDYYCNLLLERVKLIQKHKDCADELKETTSSLIFAASRCGELPELQEIRGIFTSVFGKELVARAVESRNNCGVNPKMIQRLSTRQPSLESRLKVLKEIAFESDITLQLEEDTPTTAKENQEKLDVAKNQKKKDQTPVTSSNFNEPELDNETSNLPENIKQQDKFSESMKGKKKYQDVAAAAQEAFISAAHAAAAARAAVELSTSNSQDRDDQNGSDHQGGTISEFDNSGKAQIQMDTFKASMETDHWGSKLGFDKIHLDPIDNLSRSEGEDMINNNYKTHLQKVAENKIKQEIDKKLYALSLGLNNPTNISRERKIVSHNEPSNNSKMVFKGNVDGLSDVDIIRLPYQSPRWISQKSQADSN